Proteins from a genomic interval of Lolium perenne isolate Kyuss_39 chromosome 1, Kyuss_2.0, whole genome shotgun sequence:
- the LOC127327222 gene encoding uncharacterized protein, with amino-acid sequence MAERRYTEQETALEIKSLRRIVAAYFNYQDAAEKDVRRYERSFKMLSPAHKELLFHLGLKYQRLRWCISMNASFVMNMLEAFDPPFDMSQNEDGDCHDCAEHMHGNNHADCAHSSERSDFSKSVVTTNNSALHAQHDCPREDAKSNECCGEAGNKKDEKVHIVGCSQHAVPNLGTSQGVDKSCNGGEDASAAANYHDADCFASSTDENATPGHNMPPDFHLDVPPVDVDKVRCIIRNIVRDWAQEGQIERDECYKPILEELNRLFPDRSRPPSCLVPGAGLGRLALEISSLGFVSQGNEFSYYMMICSNFILNHTQEANECTIYPWIHSNCNSLSDNDQLRPVSFPDIHPSSAGITEGFSMCAGDFVEVYSEKSQESAWDAVVTCFFLDTAHNIVEYIEIISKLLKDGGVWVNMGPLLYHFADSYGPDDDMSIELSLEDVKRVAYHYGFVLEVEKMIDTTYTANMASMMQNRYRAAFWTMRKDASRSKAKKCQ; translated from the exons ATGGCGGAGCGGCGGTACACCGAGCAAGAGACGGCGCTCGAGATCAAATCCCTCCGCCGTATCGTCGCCGCCTACTTCAA CTATCAAGATGCAGCAGAGAAAGATGTCAGGAGATATGAACGGTCATTCAAAATGCTTTCTCCTGCCCACAAG GAACTTCTATTTCACCTTGGTCTGAAGTACCAAAGATTAAGATG GTGTATATCCATGAATGCATCTTTTGTCATGAATATGCTTGAG GCATTTGATCCTCCTTTCGACATGAGTCAGAATGAAGATGGTGATTGCCATGATTGTGCGGAGCACATGCATGGAAATAATCATGCGGATTGTGCTCATTCTAGTGAGAGGTCTGATTTCTCAAAAAGTGTTGTCACCACAAATAATTCCGCATTGCACGCCCAACATGATTGCCCCAGGGAAGATGCGAAGAGTAATGAATGTTGTGGAGAAGCTGGGAATAAAAAG GATGAGAAAGTTCACATAGTGGGTTGCTCCCAACATGCTGTCCCCAACTTGGGGACATCCCAGGGTGTGGATAAATCATGTAATGGTGGTGAAGACGCAAGTGCAGCTGCTAACTATCACGATGCAGATTGCTTTGCATCTTCTACTGATGAAAAT GCAACTCCAGGGCACAACATGCCTCCAGATTTTCACTTGGATGTTCCTCCAGTTGATGTTGACAAA GTAAGATGCATCATAAGAAATATTGTGAGAGACTGGGCCCAGGAG GGTCAGATTGAACGTGATGAGTGCTATAAACCAATTCTTGAGGAACTTAATCGTCTTTTTCCTGACCGGAGCAG GCCTCCATCATGTTTAGTCCCTGGTGCTGGGCTTGGGAGATTGGCTCTGGAGATTTCTTCGCTGG GTTTTGTAAGCCAGGGAAATGAGTTCTCATATTACATGATGATCTGTTCAAATTTCATTTTAAACCA CACTCAAGAGGCCAATGAATGTACTATTTATCCTTGGATACACAGCAACTGCAATTCTCTCTCAGACAATGATCAACTCCGGCCTGTCTCATTTCCTGATATTCACCCCTCAAG TGCTGGGATAACCGAAGGGTTTTCTATGTGCGCTGGAGATTTTGTGGAGGTCTACAGTGAAAAAAGCCAAGAAT CTGCATGGGATGCTGTTGTAACTTGCTTCTTCCTGGATACGGCACACAATATTGTTGAATACATTGAAATTATATCAAAACTTCTCAAGGATGGTGGG GTCTGGGTAAACATGGGTCCACTTCTGTATCACTTTGCTGATTCCTATGGACCAGATGAT GATATGTCTATCGAACTAAGTTTGGAAGACGTGAAAAGGGTGGCTTACCATTATGGATTTGTGCTGGAG GTGGAGAAAATGATAGATACCACTTACACAGCAAATATGGCATCAATGATGCAG AATCGATACCGCGCAGCATTTTGGACAATGAGGAAGGATGCATCTCGATCAAAAGCAAAAAAGTGCCAGTGA